The genomic DNA GTCGTTCTTGATATAGCGGATACCCATTGCATAAATGCGGCGGAGGCGACCCATGAGATATTCCCGCACTTGTTTATTGGCAAAATTGAAATAATATCTTCCGCAGCGGAAAATGCGCTCGCCCTCGTTGGTGAGAAAGTACGATTTGGGGAAATTTGCGGCGTCGGACAACGGACTGCACACTTCCAACTCCGTCCAAAGCCCCGCGATCATGCCGCGGTTTCGTATCTCCTCTATCATCTCGGCGAAGGTGCGCGAGCCGAACCGCTCGTCGCAGGGGATCCAGTCGCCCAGATGCGTGCTTCCGTTCACGTCGGCGGCGCGGTACCAACCGTCGTCAAAACAATACCCTTCCGCGCCCGCGGCTTGGGCGGCGCCGAGGAGGGACAGGCAATTATCTTCGCGCAGGTTGCACCAAAGGCTGTTCATATAATCGTTGAACATGAGCGGCGCGCGTGGATGTTTTTTCAGATAACGGCGTCGGTAAGCATTGAGATTTTCGATCGCGCCCTCCAAAGACGGCGCGCAGGTGATCAGCGTTTCGGCGCAGGTATAACTTTTTCGGGGCGCGAGATACAGCCGAAAGCCGTGCTTTTCGCTGCTGCCCGCGCCGCAGGCTATTTTATAGGCGCTGCCCTCGACGCGTTCCGCGTCCGTGAGACCGATCTCCATGCAGTACGGCCCCTCGGGGAGATGCTGTACCGCCCAGACGCAGCCCGTCTTTATATCGCGGAAAAATACGAGCGGGGAATATTTTCGCGTGGTGTACGAGGCGGGGGAACAAATTTCGCCCGTACAGCGGGTATTGTGACCCGTCGCGCGGAACAGTCCGAGCGTTTCGGGACTTTCCCAATGCAACTGACCTTCGCCGCCCCACTCGCCGCGCACGACGCCGATCTCCGCGCGCGTAAGATAATTGTCGGATATGCAGTCGGTCGCAATGCCGCCGAATTGATTATACAACTGTTTTAAACAGAGTTTCCCGCCGCTGCGATTGGTGAGGGTCACCTTTTGCGAAAGTACGCCGCGATAGATCTTCTGCAATACTTTCACTTCCGCCCGTTCGTCCTGCGACGTATAGACGGAAATCTTTTCGGAACTCTCCCTCAGGGAAAAATTTTCTCCCGCGCCGTAGATCTCCTCGCCGCGCTCGTTGATCGCGTAATCGATTGCGAACGGCTGTTCCCGACAGTATGCGGGCAACGGCGCGTGATCCGGCTTTGTGCCTATGTATACGAACCGCCCCTCTTCGTCCTTTTCCGCAAACAGCGAGCCGCTCTTCAGATACTGCATATGAAATTTCTCCTCGAATGAAATCTTACAAATTTTAACATACAAGCGACGGCCTGTCAAGCGGCGTTTAAAAATTAAAAAGAGTTGAACCGCGGTTCAACTCTTTTTGCCTTTATTCTTCGAGGACGACGTTCACGTTTTTTACGTTCGTTTTATTCGTGACGACGAGCAGGCACCGCTGCGCGGGAACGGAGGCGTCGCCCGACCCGACGTCTTTATGTTCGGGTTTGATGTAGAGATACAGCGTGTTTCCCATTTCGTCCATTTTATTGATCTTATAACTGCGCCCCATATATTGACTGGTATAAAAGTACAGGATCATCTTTTCTTTGGAAAAATCGACGTCTACGGGCAGATCCGAAAAGTACTCGTCGCTTTTTTCCCGACTGTCGATCAGACGGCAGATCTCTTTCGGCAAGTCGGAGTCTTCCGCGTCGGGCGCTTTCGTCATGTTGCTCTCCAACACGTCTTTTTTGATCCATTTTTGCGCGTTGTCGTAAATTTTGGAAGTATAGCCGCCGCATGCAGCCAAAGTAAACAGCAGGACGGCGACTGCCGCCAGGCAAAAGATTTTAGATTTTTTCATGTCGCATCTCCCTTTTGCTTTATTTTAACACAATCTTGCGGCGCTTTCAACCGTTTTGGAGAATATATCGGAATTTTTAATCGTTTACAGCGCTTTGTTCTTTTTGGGCGGAGTTTTTTTGACAGGCGCCGCTTTTTTCGCCGCGGGCTTTTTCACCGCAAGGAGGCTCTTTTGCAATGCGTCCATCAGGTCGATGACTTTGCCCTCGCTTCTTTCCCTGGGCGAGTTGATCTCCTTGCCCGAAATTTTCTGTTCGATGGCGGCGAGCACCTTTTCGCGGTATTCGTCCTTATATTTTTCGGGCTCGAACTTGCCCGTCATGCTCTCGATGATGGTCTTCGCCATCCTGATCTCCGCCTCGCTCGCCTCGTTTTTGATCTCTTTCGCGGGGTTTTTCGTCACTTCCTCCGCAAAAAACAGCGTATTCAGGAGCATCTGCCCGTCTTTGGCGCGGATCGCGATGAGCGTTTCTTTCGTGCCCAAAACAGTCTTGGCGACGGCGGCCTTTCCTTCCTCTTCCATGGCGGATAAAAGCACGGCAAACGCCTTTTCCGCGCCCGTGGGCGCAACGTAGTAGGGTTTGTCGAAATACAGCGGGTCTATTTCGGCAAGGTTTACGAACTGCTCGATGGTGATGTTTTTGTCCTTTTTCGATTTCAGTTTTTCGAAATCTTTTTCGTCGAAGAGCACGTATTTACCTTCTTCGTACTCGTAGCCCTTGACAATATCTTCCTGTCTGACTTCGCGCCCGTCGCAGTCGGCGCAGGTCTTTTTGTATTTCACGCGCGACATGGTCTTTTTGTCGATCATGTTGAAACCTATATCGTTGTTTTTGATGGTGCTGTGCAAGGTAACGGGAATATACACCAACCCGAAACTGATGCTCCCCTTATAAGAATAAGCCATACTTTTCCTCCCGAAAATAGTATGACTTATTTTTCCGATTCTATTTATTTTCCGCAGAGAGCGCGAGCGAATTTTGATCGAGCGTAGCCGAGGCTCAACCGCTTCGACAAAAAAAGTTTAAAAATTTTTCTTATACGTTCTCGGAAAATTTCCGGGCCGCGCGCATTTCTCTGCCGAGCAGGCTCTCGACTCGCTCGCCGAGTTCGAAAAGGAGCGATTCTTTCGCGGCGGAAACGGAAACTTTATAAAATCCGTTTTTAACCGCCGTCCATTTTGCGTAAAATTTTTTATCGGAAAACAAATCGAGCGCGCCGATCAACCGGTGCTTTTCGAGGTAATATCGGAAAAGATATCGGTTGGAAATAAGAGCGTCGGCATATCTCGCGGCAAGCGCCGCCCGTTCCCCGTCCCGCACCGCGCATTCTTCGATACGATGCCCGAACGCCTGCAATAAAATCGGATGACTCTTCAAGGCGGCGCGGCATTCGCGCCGCACGCACTCTTTCGGACATGAATCATCGGGCGCAGGCGGAATTTTGCGCAGCCGCGTGATATCGAAAGCGCGCTCGAGGACGATTTTTTGCGAGATTGAAACGCCTTGCAAAGAATAGGTCGGATCGAAACACGGAAATTCGCCCTCCGCGCGCTTTTGCGCAAGGAAATAGTGCGGGCCGTGCATCAAGTTGTACAGAGGCGCCCACGACAGGTCGAAGGCGTCCATGCCGACGAGAAACACTTCGCCCTCTTCGACGTGCGAAAACGCCTCCTCCGCGTCTTGCGGCGAAGCGCACAGATATATGCGCATCTGCGCGCCCGACCGCGCGAGATCGTCGATCATGCGCCGCGACAGATACGTCTTGCGTACGGGATCGTACCGAAAATCCGTTTCCGACCACATGGAGACAAAGGCGTTCGCCCAATTTACTTTCAAACGGTGCGCCGCGCTCACGATGCAGTTCGAATAGCAGTTCAACCCCTGAAAATCGAACAGTTCCAAATTTATTTTCCCCTTTTGACCTTGCCCGTCGCCGTCCTTTCGAGTGTTTCGACGAGCGAAATTTTTTGCGGCACTTTATACGCGGAAAGATGTTCGGCGCAATAGGCTCGCAGCGTTTCCGCGCGGACGCTTTCATTGCGTGCGACCACGTCCGCGCATACGTTCTCGCTCTCCCCTTTCGCGTTCTCGCCGTAAACGACGCACTCTCTGACGAGTCCGCTGGACCGCAGACAAGATTCCACTTCTTCGGGATACACGTTGAACCCGCGCACGATGATCACGTTTTTGACGCGTCCGCAGATATAGAGATACCCCTCTTCGTCGAGATAGCCGATATCGCCCGTGTACAGCCGTCCGCCATGCACGATCTCGCGCGTCGCTTCCTCGTTTCGATAGTAACCGAGCATCACGTTCGGTCCTTTAACGACGATCTCTCCCATCACGTGCGGACGGGCAGTCAGAACGCCGTCCGCAAAGATTTGGATTTCTTCCCCGGGAAGCGCCGTCCCGACGGAGGCGAGTTTTCGCGCGTCCATGACCTTATAGGGTTTGGCGATGAGCGGCGATGCCTCCGTCATGCCGTACCCCGTCCAGAACTCCATGCGCGGATACGCCGCCGCCAGCCGTTTCAGTACGTCTTCCTCGATCTTGCTGCCCGCCAACCCCAAATAGCGCAGGGACGAAACGTCGTACGGTACGGGACGGCCCGCCGTCTGCTCCATCAGAATCCCCGTCATCGTGCCGCCTTCGCTATGCGTAACTTTATAGTCCTGCACGGTCTGATAAAAGCGCGGCAGCGAAAAACCGCCCGACATCGTTACGACGGGAAAGGATTTGACGAGGCACACGGTAAGAATGAGCAGGCCGTAAACGGAAGAGTACGGCGTTGCGATGAGGTAACGTATCTTGCCCGTCTCGTACTTTCCGTAATCCATTTTGTCGATATACGAATGCACGCAGTAATCGAGATTCATTTCGCTGATCTCGACGAGTTTCGCGCGCCCCGTCGTGCCCGACGTTGCCAAAAGCAGCAGCGTTTTCTGCGGAGCGGGTGCTTCGCGCACGGGATAGAGCGGCCCGTTCCATTCCGTTTGTACGATCTCCTCCATGAGCACGGCGGAAAAATTTCCGAACATGGAGCCGTGCTTTTTATCCGTAATCACAGTATGCACGTCTGCCTGCGCCAAAAGCGGCAGAATTTCGTGCGCGGTCATGCCCGCATTGAGGGGAAAAGCAACTTTTCCCGCCATGAATACTCCGAACAGCGCGGCAACGAAACGCTCTCCGTCGGGCAGAAATATCGCGACGTTCTTATCGTCTTTTTCCGCCAGTATTTCCGAAATCGCAAGCGCCTGCCGCGCAAGATCGCGGTAGGTGCAGGATGTTTCGCCCAAAATCGCGGCGCCCGACCAGTTTGTGCGGTCGATGAGTAAATTTCTGATCATGCGCGGCGCTCCCCGACTTTTTGTTCGGCAAGTTCAATGAACTTGCCAACACGCAGACACGCGTCCATTTCCGTCATGCCGAAACGGATATCGTAGAGATCCTCGATCTCCGTGATAAGACAGATAAAGGAGAGCGAATCGAAACGAAGATCCCGATAAAGATCCGTTTCGTCGGTAACCGCAAAGTCTCCGTATTTTTTTTCGTCGATTTTTTGAATGATCTTTTCCCGTATCGACACAGTCGACCTCCTTGAAATATAAAATCCGAAGGGAATGCGGTCGGACGCATTCCCTCCTCCTGCATTATTCGATGAACAGACCGCCGCTGAAAGAGATCTGCGTGGACTGCTCTGCCCCCTCGCTTTCGCCCTGCCACCCGCCGACGATGGTCACAAGCGTTCCTGCAGGCAGCGAAACGTCGAGGCCCGTCAACGAGCCTTTGCGGACGCTGTATTTGGGAATCGACGAACCGCCGACGTAAGGTTCGCCGTAAACGATCGTATTTTGCAATACGTTAAAGACCAGCGCGTTGCTGTTGCTGACGGCGATGCAGACGAAGGGACGCATGGTCACGCCCTCCTCCAGATTTAACTGCTGGCGGTTTGCAAACAACGCGTAGATATTCCGCAGAGTGCCGTCGAAGGGCATGACAAAAGAACTCGGATACGCAGTGCTTTCCGTAATGGTAATGGAGCCGGACGCCCATTCGCCCGGCTGTAAATATAGGCCGTAACCGCTGTCGCCCCCGAACCCCGCAAAGGTTACCTGCTGCGGGTTCCCCTGCGCGTCTGTCGAAATTTGGGCACCCGAACTGTTTACGTTAGAAAGGCTGAAAGGAATTGTCGCGGCAATCGGCCCTCTCTGTCCGTCCGCGCCCGTCGCGCCTGTGGCTCCTGTGGCTCCCGTAACTCCCGTCGCTCCTGTGGCTCCCGTAACTCCCGTCGCTCCTGTTGCTCCTGTTGCTCCTGTTGCTCCTGTTGCTCCTGTCGCGCCCGTCGCGCCCGTCACTCCCGTTGCTCCTGTGGGGCCCGTTGCTCCCGTCGCTCCTGTGGCGCCTCTGGGAATGACAAAATCTAAAACGTGGTTGGGGCCGCCCGTCACGTCGACGACCGCGGCGGCAGTTCCCGGCTCCGCAGTGACGGTATTGCGGATCGCGATGGTTTCGGAAGGTCCTGTCGGCCCCGTAGGCCCCGTCGCGCCCGTTCTTCCGGCGGGACCCTGCGGCCCCGTTTTTCCCCTCTGCCCCACGACGACGCCCGCGCAGCCGCAACCGCAATTATCCGCACAGCCAAAATTCGGCCGGACGTTCATACAACCGTTTCTGCTATCATAATCAAACATTTTTTATTCCTCCTTGGTAACAGGGGATATTATCCCTTATAATATATGATTTTACATAAATTTTTGCCAAGCCTCCCGACGTGAACGGCACGAAATACAAAAACAGCCGAACTTTTGTTCGGCTGTTTTTATTTCGCCATTGACACTATTCCCAAAAATTGGTATAATGAATTTATGCAAAACGAAATCTACATCCGCGACAGCGGATTTGGAAAAAATCCGCGCGCTGTATGCGCCTTACGTACAAAAGACGGCCGATCATCCTTGGCTCGTCGCCGAATCGGGGAACGAAATTGCGGGTTACGCCTACGCCGAAAAACTGTATGCGCGCCCCGCTTATGCCCGCGCCGCCGAAACGTCCGTCTATGTGAAAGAAGACTGTCGCCGCGGGGTCGTGGGGAGAAAACTTTACGAGTCTATGGAAAATATTTTAAAACGACAATTCGTGACCAACCTCTACGCTTGCATCGCGTACAGGGAAGCCGAGGACGGCACTCTCACCCGCGCCAGCGTCGATTTTCACCGCGCGATGGGGTATCGTTTTGCGGGAAAATTCGAACGATGCGGCTTTAAATTCGGACAGTGGTACGACGTCGTATGGATGGAAAAAATCATCGGCGAGCACGACGGGGCGCACTTTGTTCCGTTTTCAAGCCTGCGGAATAAACGAAACACACGATATTAATTTCAGGAGAAAACTATGTACATAGCCGATCTGCACATTCATTCCAAGTATTCGCGCGCGACGAGCAAAAACGGAGATCTTCCCAATCTCGATCTGTGGGCGCGACGCAAGGGCATTTCGCTCGTGGGCACGGGCGATTTTACCCATCCCGCCTGGCGGGAGGAGATGGAAAACGCCCTGATCCCCGCCGAAGAGGGACTGTATCGGCTCAAAGAAAACTTGCGCCTTGCGGATTTCTGCGATTTTTCCGTTTCGCCGCGCTTTGTGATCTCGGGCGAGATCAGTTGCATTTACAAGCAGGATGGAAAAGTGCGGAAAGTACATAACGTCATCCTGCTCCCCTCGCTCGACGCCGCGGAACGGCTCGCTTTGAAATTGGAGGCGATCGGCAACATTCATTCGGACGGGCGCCCGATTTTGGGGCTTTCTTCCAAAGATCTTCTGGCGATCACGCTGGACGTCTGCCCCGACGCGGTTTTTATCCCCGCGCACATCTGGACGCCGCACTTTTCGCTGTTCGGCGCTTTTTCGGGATTCGATACGATAGAAGAATGTTTCGGCGACCTCTCCCCGCACATCCGCGCCTTGGAAACGGGGCTTTCTTCCGACCCGCTGATGAACCGCCGCGTGGCGATGCTCGACGGCTATACCATGATATCCAATTCCGACGCGCACTCCCCCTCGAAATTAGGCAGAGAATGCAATCTGCTCGATACGGAAATCTCTTATCCCGCGCTCAAACGCGCGCTGGA from Candidatus Borkfalkia ceftriaxoniphila includes the following:
- a CDS encoding glycoside hydrolase family 36 protein, encoding MQYLKSGSLFAEKDEEGRFVYIGTKPDHAPLPAYCREQPFAIDYAINERGEEIYGAGENFSLRESSEKISVYTSQDERAEVKVLQKIYRGVLSQKVTLTNRSGGKLCLKQLYNQFGGIATDCISDNYLTRAEIGVVRGEWGGEGQLHWESPETLGLFRATGHNTRCTGEICSPASYTTRKYSPLVFFRDIKTGCVWAVQHLPEGPYCMEIGLTDAERVEGSAYKIACGAGSSEKHGFRLYLAPRKSYTCAETLITCAPSLEGAIENLNAYRRRYLKKHPRAPLMFNDYMNSLWCNLREDNCLSLLGAAQAAGAEGYCFDDGWYRAADVNGSTHLGDWIPCDERFGSRTFAEMIEEIRNRGMIAGLWTELEVCSPLSDAANFPKSYFLTNEGERIFRCGRYYFNFANKQVREYLMGRLRRIYAMGIRYIKNDYNGHPGCGVDWKGASPYAGLEQHCRAVQSFYRAVRKEFPDLILENCASGAMRADGHMMENFDTQSISDCEEYDKMPSIINGAELCLLPEQISVWAYPYPRVFWEMNGDEYLTPAYISERSDGEETIFNMINGMMGNMLLSGKIDVADEENFQLIRRGVALLKEWRPFVDNASPIYPLGCARLTDRNSFVAHGLKRGKTVLLAVWRREGQESRVFVPLGKITAVRELYPCRDRITEKSGDGIFVTLPKRNQAVLLEVTVRS
- the ku gene encoding non-homologous end joining protein Ku translates to MAYSYKGSISFGLVYIPVTLHSTIKNNDIGFNMIDKKTMSRVKYKKTCADCDGREVRQEDIVKGYEYEEGKYVLFDEKDFEKLKSKKDKNITIEQFVNLAEIDPLYFDKPYYVAPTGAEKAFAVLLSAMEEEGKAAVAKTVLGTKETLIAIRAKDGQMLLNTLFFAEEVTKNPAKEIKNEASEAEIRMAKTIIESMTGKFEPEKYKDEYREKVLAAIEQKISGKEINSPRERSEGKVIDLMDALQKSLLAVKKPAAKKAAPVKKTPPKKNKAL
- a CDS encoding class I adenylate-forming enzyme family protein; this encodes MIRNLLIDRTNWSGAAILGETSCTYRDLARQALAISEILAEKDDKNVAIFLPDGERFVAALFGVFMAGKVAFPLNAGMTAHEILPLLAQADVHTVITDKKHGSMFGNFSAVLMEEIVQTEWNGPLYPVREAPAPQKTLLLLATSGTTGRAKLVEISEMNLDYCVHSYIDKMDYGKYETGKIRYLIATPYSSVYGLLILTVCLVKSFPVVTMSGGFSLPRFYQTVQDYKVTHSEGGTMTGILMEQTAGRPVPYDVSSLRYLGLAGSKIEEDVLKRLAAAYPRMEFWTGYGMTEASPLIAKPYKVMDARKLASVGTALPGEEIQIFADGVLTARPHVMGEIVVKGPNVMLGYYRNEEATREIVHGGRLYTGDIGYLDEEGYLYICGRVKNVIIVRGFNVYPEEVESCLRSSGLVRECVVYGENAKGESENVCADVVARNESVRAETLRAYCAEHLSAYKVPQKISLVETLERTATGKVKRGK
- a CDS encoding acyl carrier protein: MSIREKIIQKIDEKKYGDFAVTDETDLYRDLRFDSLSFICLITEIEDLYDIRFGMTEMDACLRVGKFIELAEQKVGERRA
- a CDS encoding GNAT family N-acetyltransferase; translation: MEKIRALYAPYVQKTADHPWLVAESGNEIAGYAYAEKLYARPAYARAAETSVYVKEDCRRGVVGRKLYESMENILKRQFVTNLYACIAYREAEDGTLTRASVDFHRAMGYRFAGKFERCGFKFGQWYDVVWMEKIIGEHDGAHFVPFSSLRNKRNTRY